The Syntrophobacterales bacterium nucleotide sequence ATTCGAATGGCTCCGTCAGGGAGATCGTGGCCACAGACCCATATGCCCTAGGATACATATCCATGGGACTCGTAGATAAGCGGGTTAAGGTTCTGGCCGTTGACGGAATCCTGCCCACAGTCGATAACATCAAAGCAAAGAGGTACCGGATCGTACGCCCCTTTCTCTACCTTACAAACGAGGATTCAACGGCAAATGTAAAAACGTTTATAGATTACGTGCTTAATAAAGATGGACAGCGCATTCTGAGGAAAGAGGGGCTCATTTCAGTCAATGACTAAGAAACTTTTTGCGAAAGAGCGTTTTGTCAGTTGGGTGCTAACGGCCTTTGCCTTTTCATCCCTCCTCTTTCTTTTTCTTATCTTCGCTTTCATTTTGGTCGAAGGCCTGCCGCTATTCCTGAAGGTGGGTCTGAATAAGATTATCCTAGGATTCAAATGGGCTCCCACAAAGGGTCATTTCGGCATATTCCCCATGATCATATCCTCTTTTTTAGTCACCTTCGGCGCCTTGGTGATCGGCGCGCCCATGGGACTCTCGTGCGCCATTTACCTCTCGGAATATTCGGGGAAGAAAATGAAGATGTTCCTCAAGCCAGCCTTGGAGCTCCTTGCTGGAATTCCTTCGGTGGTTTACGGTTTTTTAGGCGTGATCTACATTGTCCCTATGGTTAGAAATTACCTCGGCAGCTCCGGTTTTTCACTTCTCGCCACATCAATTATCCTCGGGATAATGATCCTCCCCACTGTGATCAGTATCTCCTTTGACGCCCTGGTGAGCGTTCCCCGGACATACAGGGAGGGTTCTTTCGCCATGGGGGCCACAAAGTGGCAGACGATCTACAAAGTCGTCATCCCTTCCGCCAAGTCCGGTATCCTCGCAAGCTTTATTCTGGGTATGGGCCGAGCCATAGGCGAGACAATGGCGGTGATCATGGTTGCCGGGAACGCCCTTAAAATCCCGGTAAGCATATTGGACCCCCTGAGGACGCTTACGGGTAACATTGCCCTGGAGCTTGCATACGCTACCGGGGACCACCGTCAAAGCCTCTTTTCCACCGGGGTCGTGCTCCTTGTTATTATCATGATTCTTAATTATATCGCTAATTTCGGGATTAAGCGGAAGGTTCTTAAATGAGGATTAAGCCGCGCATAACCGATACTATTATGAAAATAGGTCTAAACGTCCAGACCTATTTCACCGTAAGTATCCTGGTGGTCATCGTCGCCGTGATTTTCGTGAAAGGCGCCCCCTATGTGAATCTCGAATTCATCCTTTCTTCCCCGGAAGACATGGGAAGACACGGCGGGATATTTTCTACCATCATCGGAACCGTCCTTCTTGCCCTTATCTCCATAGTCTTCGCCACTCCGCTCGGAGTCGGCACAGCGATATTTCTGACGGAATATACCAAGGAGTCGGTACTCACGAAGATGATCCGGTTCGGCGTTGAGTCATTAGCCGGCATCCCTTCCATTCTTTACGGTCTCTTCGGCTTTATCTTCTTCGTCATCAAGCTCAAGATGGGATGGTCGGTCCTCGCGGGAGTTCTGACCATGACCATAATGATTCTTCCCACCATCATAAGAACAAGCGAAGAGGCAATAAAAGCCGTGCCAAGGAACCTCCGAATCGTAAGCTACTCTCTGTCCGCCACCCGGTGGGAGACGGTGACAAAGGTTGTGATACCTTCGGCCACTCCGGGTATATTGACCGGTATAATGCTGAGCGTAGGAAGGGCCGTGGGCGAGACGGCAGCCGTCATCTTCACCATGGGCAGTTCGCTCCGGGTCCCCACGTCACTCATGGATTCAGGGAGGACAATGGCCGTCCACTTCTATATTTTGGCCAGGGAAGGTATCTCCATGGAGAAGGCCTATGCTACCGCGCTGATCCTTATCCTCAGCATAT carries:
- the pstA gene encoding phosphate ABC transporter permease PstA, which encodes MRIKPRITDTIMKIGLNVQTYFTVSILVVIVAVIFVKGAPYVNLEFILSSPEDMGRHGGIFSTIIGTVLLALISIVFATPLGVGTAIFLTEYTKESVLTKMIRFGVESLAGIPSILYGLFGFIFFVIKLKMGWSVLAGVLTMTIMILPTIIRTSEEAIKAVPRNLRIVSYSLSATRWETVTKVVIPSATPGILTGIMLSVGRAVGETAAVIFTMGSSLRVPTSLMDSGRTMAVHFYILAREGISMEKAYATALILILSILCINIVAYYIMNRVISKYS
- the pstC gene encoding phosphate ABC transporter permease subunit PstC, whose translation is MTKKLFAKERFVSWVLTAFAFSSLLFLFLIFAFILVEGLPLFLKVGLNKIILGFKWAPTKGHFGIFPMIISSFLVTFGALVIGAPMGLSCAIYLSEYSGKKMKMFLKPALELLAGIPSVVYGFLGVIYIVPMVRNYLGSSGFSLLATSIILGIMILPTVISISFDALVSVPRTYREGSFAMGATKWQTIYKVVIPSAKSGILASFILGMGRAIGETMAVIMVAGNALKIPVSILDPLRTLTGNIALELAYATGDHRQSLFSTGVVLLVIIMILNYIANFGIKRKVLK